In Subdoligranulum variabile, the genomic stretch CACGGAGATCCCAACGAGGAAAACGGGGCCTACAAACAGGCTATTGGCCTTTTGTATGCGGTGGCCTACACCATCAAAATGAGCAAGATGGGCAGCCACAAGATGGATGGCTATTTCGACTATGTGGTGCCGCCACTGGAGGGCCTGTGGTGGCAGGAAGGTGTCCGTGGCGTGGACTACACCCGCAAAAAAGACTTCTGCTGGATCTCGATGATTCGTCTGCCGGACTTCGTGACCAAGGCAGAGTTTGACTGGGCCGTGCAGGAAGCCTCCCGTAAAAAGAAACTGGACTGCTCTCCGGTGGAGTTCTTCACCTGGGAGGAAGGTCTGTGCGTCCAATGCATGCACATCGGCCCCTACGACGACGAACCAGCCACGGTAGCCGCTATGGCGGAATACGCCAAAGCGCACGGTTACACGGCGGACTTTGGTGAGAACCGATTCCACCATGAGATTTATCTGAGCGATGTGCGCCGGTGCAAACCGGAAAGCCTGAAAACTGTGGTGCGCCATCCGGTGCGAAAGGTGGAGCATGTATGAAAGGCTTCACACGGGAACATACCGAGTTCAGCCTGTGCGGTCTGAACTGCCTGCTCTGCCCCATGCAGGTAGGCGGCTACTGCCCCGGCTGCGGCGGTGGGCCGGGCAACCAAAGTTGTACTATCGCACGGTGCTCATTGGACCAAGGTGGACATACCTTTTGCAGTGATTGCTCCTCTTACCCCTGCGCCCGGTATGACGAGTTTGATGCAGCAGATTCCTTTGTGCCTCACAGCCGCCGTGCCGCCGACCTGAACCGCGCCCAGGAATTGGGGCTGGATGCCTACATAGACGAACTGCGGGCCAAGCGGGCAATTCTGGATAAGCTGCTGGCCAGCTATAACGATGGCCGCCGCAAAACCTTCTACTGCGCGGCGGTGTACCTGTTGCCGTTGGAAGATCTGCAAAACGTTGTGGCCAAGCTGGAGGAGGAATCGGAATGTTCTGTCAAAGAGCGGGCCGCTGCTGCTGTGAAGCTGCTGCAAGGGGCATCTGATGGCCATGGTGTCTGTCTGAAGCTGAAAAAGAAGAAGGGGTGATTGTGTGGCGGTTTCTAAAGTAACACGCTCGTTTCCCTGTACGGTAGAACAGCTGTGGCAAATCGTGACCGACCTGACGCATACCGACTGGCGCAGCGACCTGGCGCGGGTGGAGGTTCTGGACGAAACCCGCTTTGTGGAGCATACCAAGAGCGGCTATGCCACCCATTTTACGGTTACAACCTGTGAACCAAAACAGTTTTGGGCCTTTACCATGGAAAATGGGAATATGTCCGGCTTCTGGGAGGGACGGTTCGAGGCTGTAGAAAGTGGTTCCCGGTTGACTTGCGTGGAAACCGTCAACGGCAAGCGCTGGTGGATGCGCCCCTTTGTCTCTGGCTATCTGAAACGACAGCAGAAACTGTATATGGATGATCTGCTGCGGGAAGTGAACCGCATCACAGACGGAAATGCTGCCCCGTAATCAGTCCAATGCAACCCGGAGGTGACCCCCTTGATCATCAGCGCCAGCAGGCGGACCGATATTCCCGCCTATTACTCCGATTGGTTTTACAACCGTATCCGGGAGGGCTTCGTCTGTGTCCGCAATCCCATGAACTTCCATCAGGTCAGCCGCATTTCCTTGTCGCCGGATGTGGTGGATGGCATTGTTTTCTGGACCAAGAATCCGCTGCCGCTGATGACTCGGTTGGAGGAACTGCGGGCGTATCCGTTCTATTTTCAGTTCACCCTGACCCCCTATGGGAAAGATGTGGAATCAGGCGTTCCAAGCAAAAACGACGTGATCCTGCCTGCCTTTCAGGAACTTTCCCGCAGGATCGGCCCCGAACGGGTCATCTGGCGGTATGATCCCATTTTGCTCACCGACCGGTACACGATGGACTACCACATTACCTTTTTCAGCCAGTTGGCCCGACGGCTGGAAGGCTATACCCGCAAATGCATCGTTAGCTTTGTGGACCTGTACCGCAACACTCAGGCCAACATGAACGGCCTAGGCTTTGCGGCCTTTACAGAGGAGGAAATTGTGGAGCTGGCCCAGCGGTTGGCCGATATTGCAGGCAAACACCACCTTGTGCTGGAAACCTGCGCAGAACAAATAGACTTATCACCATACGGCATTGCTCACGGCCACTGCATTGACCGCACCTTGCTGGAACAGATTGCCGGGTGCCGCCTTGCGTTGGAGAAAGACAAGAACCAGCGCCCGGAATGCGGCTGCATGGCAAGCATCGACATTGGTATGTACGATACTTGCCGCCACGGGTGCCGGTATTGTTATGCTACGCACAGTTTGAAAACCGTTGCACGCAATACGCAAGCGCATGATCCGAACTCGCCATTGCTCTGCGGGCAGATCCTGCCGGAGGATGTGCTAAAGGAACGGGTGGTAAAGTCATGCAAGGAGGAACAGTTGCGGTTTTATTGATTTATGGTTAATTGAAAGCATTCCCCGGAGAGTGTATTTTACTCTCCGGGGAATGCTTTTGTAAATTTTTTCTGAAAGATAGGCATGGGGACAATCGTCAGAATCCTCGAATCTTGACGTGGTTCCTGCCGCGTGTTACGATGAGAAAAAGGCGTAAAGATATACGCTTTTTTTGCGTTTTTGCGATATTTTATCGCCAAATTT encodes the following:
- a CDS encoding GyrI-like domain-containing protein produces the protein MAFDYKKEYKEFYLPPKTPGIVTVPAMNFLAVRGHGDPNEENGAYKQAIGLLYAVAYTIKMSKMGSHKMDGYFDYVVPPLEGLWWQEGVRGVDYTRKKDFCWISMIRLPDFVTKAEFDWAVQEASRKKKLDCSPVEFFTWEEGLCVQCMHIGPYDDEPATVAAMAEYAKAHGYTADFGENRFHHEIYLSDVRRCKPESLKTVVRHPVRKVEHV
- a CDS encoding DUF3795 domain-containing protein encodes the protein MKGFTREHTEFSLCGLNCLLCPMQVGGYCPGCGGGPGNQSCTIARCSLDQGGHTFCSDCSSYPCARYDEFDAADSFVPHSRRAADLNRAQELGLDAYIDELRAKRAILDKLLASYNDGRRKTFYCAAVYLLPLEDLQNVVAKLEEESECSVKERAAAAVKLLQGASDGHGVCLKLKKKKG
- a CDS encoding SRPBCC family protein; the encoded protein is MAVSKVTRSFPCTVEQLWQIVTDLTHTDWRSDLARVEVLDETRFVEHTKSGYATHFTVTTCEPKQFWAFTMENGNMSGFWEGRFEAVESGSRLTCVETVNGKRWWMRPFVSGYLKRQQKLYMDDLLREVNRITDGNAAP
- a CDS encoding DUF1848 domain-containing protein, which encodes MTPLIISASRRTDIPAYYSDWFYNRIREGFVCVRNPMNFHQVSRISLSPDVVDGIVFWTKNPLPLMTRLEELRAYPFYFQFTLTPYGKDVESGVPSKNDVILPAFQELSRRIGPERVIWRYDPILLTDRYTMDYHITFFSQLARRLEGYTRKCIVSFVDLYRNTQANMNGLGFAAFTEEEIVELAQRLADIAGKHHLVLETCAEQIDLSPYGIAHGHCIDRTLLEQIAGCRLALEKDKNQRPECGCMASIDIGMYDTCRHGCRYCYATHSLKTVARNTQAHDPNSPLLCGQILPEDVLKERVVKSCKEEQLRFY